A DNA window from Drosophila sechellia strain sech25 chromosome X, ASM438219v1, whole genome shotgun sequence contains the following coding sequences:
- the LOC6617616 gene encoding SET domain-containing protein SmydA-8 isoform X2, with product MPGRKKNHHKNNNNNRARHQRGGQQSKDKQEQQEKEQSTSPTEEKELPYRVEHSDIYGRYLVANRQLEAGETLIREEPLAIGPCVSGDPVCLGCYQPVSLQPDQYRCPGCAWPICGSTCAGLKHRHGHTETECQLYGERRAVAGELLTERAGPAELRDLYELVMIVRILLLRQHDPEQFALIARMESHTEERRQNAVLWRHYEEKVVQRLRVTWQLEDLEAEQVHEVCGILDVNCFEIGQNGAKARTLYPSAFLLAHDCTPNTAHTDDPRSFEILLRTSRRVREREALTLSYAYTLQGTLKRRAFMHEGKLFWCCCRRCSDPRELGTDCSALVCATCRTGSVRAVDPLQQTGDWACDRCAHKMGATEVERQLDRINNDLEDIDVHDIPGLENFLLRYRDVLRPNHYLLLSAKYSLCQIYGRTEGYLLPQMTPEDIARKESYCREFLEIVDVLDPGLTRLRGLIMYELHAPVMVLTQSAFQSGQISRQEFQRRLKEVVNLLQVSRDILLMEPEGSTENAMGQAAADALSKMGC from the exons ATGCCGGGaagaaaaaaa AACCaccacaaaaacaacaacaacaacagagccAGACACCAGCGGGGTGGTCAGCAGTCGAAGGAtaagcaggagcagcaggaaaagGAGCAGAGTACCTCCCCGACGGAGGAGAAGGAGCTGCCATATCGCGTAGAACACTCCGATATATATGGCCGATATTTGGTGGCCAATCGCCAGCTGGAGGCGGGTGAGACGCTGATCCGCGAGGAGCCGCTGGCCATTGGGCCGTGTGTGAGCGGTGATCCCGTGTGCCTGGGCTGCTATCAGCCGGTGTCCCTCCAGCCGGATCAATACCGTTGTCCCGGCTGCGCCTGGCCAATCTGCGGCAGCACGTGTGCGGGCCTCAAACATCGGCATGGTCACACGGAAACGGAGTGCCAACTGTACGGGGAACGACGGGCGGTCGCCGGCGAACTGCTGACGGAACGCGCCGGTCCGGCGGAATTGCGTGACCTTTACGAACTGGTGATGATCGTTCGCATACTCCTCCTGCGCCAGCACGATCCGGAGCAGTTCGCTCTGATCGCCCGCATGGAATCGCATACGGAGGAGCGACGCCAGAACGCGGTGCTGTGGCGCCACTACGAGGAGAAGGTGGTGCAGCGGCTGCGCGTCACCTGGCAGCTGGAGGACCTCGAGGCGGAGCAGGTGCACGAGGTGTGCGGCATACTGGACGTCAATTGCTTCGAGATCGGCCAGAATGGCGCCAAGGCGCGGACGCTATATCCGAGCGCCTTCCTGCTCGCGCACGACTGCACACCGAACACGGCGCACACGGACGACCCGAGGTCCTTCGAGATCCTGCTGCGCACCTCGCGGCGCGTGCGCGAGCGGGAAGCGCTGACGCTCAGCTATGCGTACACGCTGCAGGGCACACTCAAGCGGCGCGCCTTCATGCACGAGGGCAAGCTCTTCTGGTGCTGCTGCCGGCGCTGCTCCGATCCCCGCGAGCTGGGCACCGACTGCAGCGCCCTCGTGTGCGCCACCTGTCGGACGGGATCGGTGCGGGCGGTGGATCCACTGCAGCAGACCGGCGACTGGGC CTGCGACCGTTGCGCCCACAAAATGGGAGCCACGGAAGTGGAGCGCCAGTTGGACCGCATCAACAACGACCTGGAGGACATTGATGTCCACGATATTCCAGGACTGGAGAACTTTCTCCTTAG ATATCGGGATGTCCTGCGACCGAATCACTACCTCCTGCTCTCGGCCAAATATTCCTTGTGCCAGATTTACGGTCGGACTGAAGGATACCTACTGCCACAGATGACCCCAGAGGACATTGCCCGCAAGGAGAGCTACTGCCGCGAGTTCCTGGAAATCGTAGACGTACTCGATCCGGGTCTGACCCGTCTGCGAG GACTCATCATGTACGAGCTCCATGCCCCCGTAATGGTGTTGACCCAGTCGGCCTTCCAAAGCGGACAGATCTCACGACAGGAGTTCCAGCGGCGACTCAAGGAGGTCGTGAATTTGCTCCAAGTCAGCCGGGATATCCTGCTAATGGAACCCGAAGGATCTACGGAAAATGCAATGGGACAGGCTGCAGCCGATGCGCTAAGCAAAATGGGTTGCTAG
- the LOC6617616 gene encoding SET domain-containing protein SmydA-8 isoform X1 — translation MWSMLLMLLAIYGYLKKYISFFLCAPYYVICYMPISKDFLEILEFVLPNHHKNNNNNRARHQRGGQQSKDKQEQQEKEQSTSPTEEKELPYRVEHSDIYGRYLVANRQLEAGETLIREEPLAIGPCVSGDPVCLGCYQPVSLQPDQYRCPGCAWPICGSTCAGLKHRHGHTETECQLYGERRAVAGELLTERAGPAELRDLYELVMIVRILLLRQHDPEQFALIARMESHTEERRQNAVLWRHYEEKVVQRLRVTWQLEDLEAEQVHEVCGILDVNCFEIGQNGAKARTLYPSAFLLAHDCTPNTAHTDDPRSFEILLRTSRRVREREALTLSYAYTLQGTLKRRAFMHEGKLFWCCCRRCSDPRELGTDCSALVCATCRTGSVRAVDPLQQTGDWACDRCAHKMGATEVERQLDRINNDLEDIDVHDIPGLENFLLRYRDVLRPNHYLLLSAKYSLCQIYGRTEGYLLPQMTPEDIARKESYCREFLEIVDVLDPGLTRLRGLIMYELHAPVMVLTQSAFQSGQISRQEFQRRLKEVVNLLQVSRDILLMEPEGSTENAMGQAAADALSKMGC, via the exons ATGTGGTCTATGTTACTTATGCTTCTTGCAATCTATGGatatttaaagaaatatatatcattttttttatgtgctcCATACTATGTTATATGCTATATGCCTATTTCGAAAGACTTTCTGGAAATTCTAGAATTTGTTCTCCCG AACCaccacaaaaacaacaacaacaacagagccAGACACCAGCGGGGTGGTCAGCAGTCGAAGGAtaagcaggagcagcaggaaaagGAGCAGAGTACCTCCCCGACGGAGGAGAAGGAGCTGCCATATCGCGTAGAACACTCCGATATATATGGCCGATATTTGGTGGCCAATCGCCAGCTGGAGGCGGGTGAGACGCTGATCCGCGAGGAGCCGCTGGCCATTGGGCCGTGTGTGAGCGGTGATCCCGTGTGCCTGGGCTGCTATCAGCCGGTGTCCCTCCAGCCGGATCAATACCGTTGTCCCGGCTGCGCCTGGCCAATCTGCGGCAGCACGTGTGCGGGCCTCAAACATCGGCATGGTCACACGGAAACGGAGTGCCAACTGTACGGGGAACGACGGGCGGTCGCCGGCGAACTGCTGACGGAACGCGCCGGTCCGGCGGAATTGCGTGACCTTTACGAACTGGTGATGATCGTTCGCATACTCCTCCTGCGCCAGCACGATCCGGAGCAGTTCGCTCTGATCGCCCGCATGGAATCGCATACGGAGGAGCGACGCCAGAACGCGGTGCTGTGGCGCCACTACGAGGAGAAGGTGGTGCAGCGGCTGCGCGTCACCTGGCAGCTGGAGGACCTCGAGGCGGAGCAGGTGCACGAGGTGTGCGGCATACTGGACGTCAATTGCTTCGAGATCGGCCAGAATGGCGCCAAGGCGCGGACGCTATATCCGAGCGCCTTCCTGCTCGCGCACGACTGCACACCGAACACGGCGCACACGGACGACCCGAGGTCCTTCGAGATCCTGCTGCGCACCTCGCGGCGCGTGCGCGAGCGGGAAGCGCTGACGCTCAGCTATGCGTACACGCTGCAGGGCACACTCAAGCGGCGCGCCTTCATGCACGAGGGCAAGCTCTTCTGGTGCTGCTGCCGGCGCTGCTCCGATCCCCGCGAGCTGGGCACCGACTGCAGCGCCCTCGTGTGCGCCACCTGTCGGACGGGATCGGTGCGGGCGGTGGATCCACTGCAGCAGACCGGCGACTGGGC CTGCGACCGTTGCGCCCACAAAATGGGAGCCACGGAAGTGGAGCGCCAGTTGGACCGCATCAACAACGACCTGGAGGACATTGATGTCCACGATATTCCAGGACTGGAGAACTTTCTCCTTAG ATATCGGGATGTCCTGCGACCGAATCACTACCTCCTGCTCTCGGCCAAATATTCCTTGTGCCAGATTTACGGTCGGACTGAAGGATACCTACTGCCACAGATGACCCCAGAGGACATTGCCCGCAAGGAGAGCTACTGCCGCGAGTTCCTGGAAATCGTAGACGTACTCGATCCGGGTCTGACCCGTCTGCGAG GACTCATCATGTACGAGCTCCATGCCCCCGTAATGGTGTTGACCCAGTCGGCCTTCCAAAGCGGACAGATCTCACGACAGGAGTTCCAGCGGCGACTCAAGGAGGTCGTGAATTTGCTCCAAGTCAGCCGGGATATCCTGCTAATGGAACCCGAAGGATCTACGGAAAATGCAATGGGACAGGCTGCAGCCGATGCGCTAAGCAAAATGGGTTGCTAG
- the LOC6617616 gene encoding SET domain-containing protein SmydA-8 isoform X3, producing the protein MIVRILLLRQHDPEQFALIARMESHTEERRQNAVLWRHYEEKVVQRLRVTWQLEDLEAEQVHEVCGILDVNCFEIGQNGAKARTLYPSAFLLAHDCTPNTAHTDDPRSFEILLRTSRRVREREALTLSYAYTLQGTLKRRAFMHEGKLFWCCCRRCSDPRELGTDCSALVCATCRTGSVRAVDPLQQTGDWACDRCAHKMGATEVERQLDRINNDLEDIDVHDIPGLENFLLRYRDVLRPNHYLLLSAKYSLCQIYGRTEGYLLPQMTPEDIARKESYCREFLEIVDVLDPGLTRLRGLIMYELHAPVMVLTQSAFQSGQISRQEFQRRLKEVVNLLQVSRDILLMEPEGSTENAMGQAAADALSKMGC; encoded by the exons ATGATCGTTCGCATACTCCTCCTGCGCCAGCACGATCCGGAGCAGTTCGCTCTGATCGCCCGCATGGAATCGCATACGGAGGAGCGACGCCAGAACGCGGTGCTGTGGCGCCACTACGAGGAGAAGGTGGTGCAGCGGCTGCGCGTCACCTGGCAGCTGGAGGACCTCGAGGCGGAGCAGGTGCACGAGGTGTGCGGCATACTGGACGTCAATTGCTTCGAGATCGGCCAGAATGGCGCCAAGGCGCGGACGCTATATCCGAGCGCCTTCCTGCTCGCGCACGACTGCACACCGAACACGGCGCACACGGACGACCCGAGGTCCTTCGAGATCCTGCTGCGCACCTCGCGGCGCGTGCGCGAGCGGGAAGCGCTGACGCTCAGCTATGCGTACACGCTGCAGGGCACACTCAAGCGGCGCGCCTTCATGCACGAGGGCAAGCTCTTCTGGTGCTGCTGCCGGCGCTGCTCCGATCCCCGCGAGCTGGGCACCGACTGCAGCGCCCTCGTGTGCGCCACCTGTCGGACGGGATCGGTGCGGGCGGTGGATCCACTGCAGCAGACCGGCGACTGGGC CTGCGACCGTTGCGCCCACAAAATGGGAGCCACGGAAGTGGAGCGCCAGTTGGACCGCATCAACAACGACCTGGAGGACATTGATGTCCACGATATTCCAGGACTGGAGAACTTTCTCCTTAG ATATCGGGATGTCCTGCGACCGAATCACTACCTCCTGCTCTCGGCCAAATATTCCTTGTGCCAGATTTACGGTCGGACTGAAGGATACCTACTGCCACAGATGACCCCAGAGGACATTGCCCGCAAGGAGAGCTACTGCCGCGAGTTCCTGGAAATCGTAGACGTACTCGATCCGGGTCTGACCCGTCTGCGAG GACTCATCATGTACGAGCTCCATGCCCCCGTAATGGTGTTGACCCAGTCGGCCTTCCAAAGCGGACAGATCTCACGACAGGAGTTCCAGCGGCGACTCAAGGAGGTCGTGAATTTGCTCCAAGTCAGCCGGGATATCCTGCTAATGGAACCCGAAGGATCTACGGAAAATGCAATGGGACAGGCTGCAGCCGATGCGCTAAGCAAAATGGGTTGCTAG
- the LOC6617617 gene encoding uncharacterized protein CG1552 isoform X2, with the protein MYQLEKIWVLLCLALVGVLGFGQFHMKHYQLQRNYNTQEDSGENDNSVLRTFRRCMWEQSKFLPRRLVLLSLCSNLFCENNHIMPRSSCLDILPEQCEQGDEEELMYKPFPDCCPVYCNLKRRMQRLRTMHFRHRLLRNKQDGSAGSAGGGSAGGDGPNNSLLSEFVYNNY; encoded by the exons ATGTACCAGCTGGAGAAGATCTGGGTCCTGCTGTGCCTGGCCCTTGTCGGTGTCCTTGGCTTCGGCCAGTTCCACATGAAGCACTATCAGCTGCAGCGCAACTACAATACGCAGGAGGATTCCGGCGAGAATGACAATAGTGTGCTGC GAACCTTTCGCCGCTGCATGTGGGAGCAGTCGAAGTTTCTGCCCCGCCGCCTCGTCCTTTTGAGCCTGTGCTCGAATCTCTTCTGCGAGAACAATCACATAATGCCCCGTTCCAG CTGCCTGGACATCCTGCCCGAGCAATGCGAGCAGGGCGATGAGGAGGAGCTGATGTACAAGCCCTTCCCCGATTGCTGTCCGGTTTATTGCAACCTGAAGCGTCGGATGCAGCGCCTGCGCACCATGCACTTCAGGCACCGCCTGCTGCGCAACAAACAGGACGGCTCAGCGGGATCCGCTGGCGGTGGATCCGCTGGTGGCGACGGTCCCAATAACTCGCTCCTCAGCGAGTTCGTCTACAACAACTACTAG
- the LOC6617617 gene encoding uncharacterized protein CG1552 isoform X1, translating to MYQLEKIWVLLCLALVGVLGFGQFHMKHYQLQRNYNTQEDSGENDNSVLRTFRRCMWEQSKFLPRRLVLLSLCSNLFCENNHIMPRSRSIFVVEKMSRPNDCLDILPEQCEQGDEEELMYKPFPDCCPVYCNLKRRMQRLRTMHFRHRLLRNKQDGSAGSAGGGSAGGDGPNNSLLSEFVYNNY from the exons ATGTACCAGCTGGAGAAGATCTGGGTCCTGCTGTGCCTGGCCCTTGTCGGTGTCCTTGGCTTCGGCCAGTTCCACATGAAGCACTATCAGCTGCAGCGCAACTACAATACGCAGGAGGATTCCGGCGAGAATGACAATAGTGTGCTGC GAACCTTTCGCCGCTGCATGTGGGAGCAGTCGAAGTTTCTGCCCCGCCGCCTCGTCCTTTTGAGCCTGTGCTCGAATCTCTTCTGCGAGAACAATCACATAATGCCCCGTTCCAGGTCTATTTTCGTAGTGGAAAAAATGTCTAGGCCGAATGA CTGCCTGGACATCCTGCCCGAGCAATGCGAGCAGGGCGATGAGGAGGAGCTGATGTACAAGCCCTTCCCCGATTGCTGTCCGGTTTATTGCAACCTGAAGCGTCGGATGCAGCGCCTGCGCACCATGCACTTCAGGCACCGCCTGCTGCGCAACAAACAGGACGGCTCAGCGGGATCCGCTGGCGGTGGATCCGCTGGTGGCGACGGTCCCAATAACTCGCTCCTCAGCGAGTTCGTCTACAACAACTACTAG
- the LOC6617618 gene encoding uncharacterized protein LOC6617618, with the protein MAGSGSESNLSTDSGPEFDSDFGGGGCVYDCCAMAKSITETRTTNSTAATITAIHTRKSTTTIAFVLLLILCCLCDYNHGSWASQCWKKHNSGSIQTPDGEFKRPFGILCTYRCFLWFPPIYPYCEFIFDLRLSRHFTSFPDCYEIRCNETFSFFGKEPHY; encoded by the exons ATGGCAGGCTCAGGTTCCGAATCAAATTTATCTACAGATTCTGGCCCAGAATTCGATTCTGATTTTGGCGGCGGCGGGTGTGTTTACGATTGTTGTGCAATGGCCAAATCGATAACAGAAACGAGAACCACAAATTCTACGGCGGCAACCATAACTGCAATACACACTCGCAAAAGCACCACAACAATCGCATTTGTTCTGCTGTTAATCCTCTGCTGTTTATGTGATTACAACCATGGAA GCTGGGCATCGCAATGCTGGAAGAAGCACAATTCCGGCTCGATCCAAACGCCAGACGGAGAATTTAAGCGACCCTTTGGCATACTCTGCACATATCGCTGCTTTCTCTGGTTTCCGCCAAT TTATCCGTACTGTGAATTCATATTCGATCTGCGCTTATCGAGGCACTTCACATCCTTTCCGGACTGCTACGAGATTCGCTGCAACGAGACCTTCTCCTTTTTCGGCAAGGAGCCCCATTACTGA
- the LOC6617619 gene encoding uncharacterized protein LOC6617619 yields the protein MAKLVTYVFIVSSLVLWYLLLFGGRGVRGVEATNGHGGQLEGRDFHHHGGSHHIRRNINHCWRRYDGYNLQNTVVNKKEQLKKPYGILCNFKCTWFFTVSFPTCEFIYDYKLSCVLFTSLPDCTSVQCTLMNYFD from the exons ATGGCCAAATTAGTGACTTACGTCTTCATAGTCAGCTCCCTGGTCCTCTGGTACCTGCTGCTTTTCGGCGGCAGGGGCGTCAGGGGCGTGGAGGCCACCAACGGGCATGGGGGTCAGCTGGAGGGACGGGACTTTCATCACCATGGCGGCAGCCATCACATTCGCC GTAACATTAATCACTGCTGGCGCCGTTACGATGGCTACAATCTGCAGAACACTGTGGTCAATAAAAAGGAGCAGCTGAAGAAGCCCTATGGCATATTGTGCAACTTCAAGTGCACCTGGTTCTTCACCGTCAG CTTCCCCACTTGCGAGTTCATCTACGATTATAAGTTATCCTGCGTGTTGTTCACTTCACTGCCCGACTGTACCAGCGTCCAGTGTACGCTTATGAATTACTTCGATTAA
- the LOC6617620 gene encoding uncharacterized protein LOC6617620: MHPDRYASPNPSIPLVIAGALLISMLSQVSGYSGRIPPDADNPGKCMYRGDVLELGVNNGIAPCQRLTCNKDGSILIEGCGKLRIENCNRGERISPGEPFPECCKLRYKCKQFGAAPYYIERNTAEKV, translated from the exons ATGCATCCGGATCGCTACGCCAGTCCAAATCCATCGATACCATTGGTAATCGCAGGCGCCCTGCTCATCTCGATGCTCTCGCAGGTGAGCGGCTACTCGGGTCGGATTCCACCGGATGCAG ATAATCCCGGTAAGTGCATGTACCGCGGCGACGTCCTGGAGCTGGGTGTCAACAATGGCATCGCGCCCTGCCAGCGACTGACGTGCAACAAGGATGGCTCAATACTTATCGAGGG ATGCGGCAAACTGCGCATCGAAAACTGCAACCGAGGCGAGCGAATCTCTCCGGGTGAACCCTTTCCGGAATGCTGCAAGCTGAGATACAAGTGCAAGCAGTTCGGAGCGGCACCCTACTACATCGAGCGGAATACGGCGGAGAAGGTCTAG